In Elaeis guineensis isolate ETL-2024a chromosome 1, EG11, whole genome shotgun sequence, a genomic segment contains:
- the LOC105039783 gene encoding probable LRR receptor-like serine/threonine-protein kinase RKF3, which yields MVRRKRKTPPPPPTARSKEYSFSSPPMTSLPLSVFFLSCCLLLGFVRSQNSSCPLDFSVLQKFIPFASVPSGTADRCSFVLETLHLVLAEYLRTAGLFLPPVASAAACWSSLNSALSPVLPSSFSLPSSCGFQPSWISEGCMNITTRAAFEAVVTTSGIREMAQSCNQSLLPVPTCTACTASLSNVKAAYLTGAVYGNVTDCTAYTFIYAAGVVNHFGPTDDGTAFCIFLLNYQSSSSGGGSTAWIFGVAAGCLVVVLLAVLAAWWFWRRRRERLRRRRRKSMRPESRPSLAMESIGASTTLIKFTFDDIKEATKNFSRDNIIGRGGYGNVYKGLLPDGSEVALKRFKNCSGAGDASFAHEVEVIASVRHVNLVALRGYCTATTPLEGHQRIIVCDLMRNGSLHDHLFGSGGARLSWPIRQRIAVGTARGLAYLHYGAQPAIIHRDIKASNILLDEMFEAKVADFGLAKFAPEGMSHVSTMVAGTMGYVAPEYALYGQLTEKSDVFSFGVVLLELLSGKKAFVSLGEGQAFLVTDWAWSLVRKGKTLDVIEEGMEELGPKEVLEKYVLVAVLSTHPQLHARPSMDQIVKILETDSDVPSIPDRPLSIMASREDIERSASSSGSGQLSSLAGFQMFTPVNDDANSDGPDAV from the coding sequence ATGGTGAGGAGAAAGAGAAAAACTCCTCCACCACCACCCACAGCAAGAAGTAAAGAGTATTCCTTCAGTTCTCCTCCAATGACATCTCTTCCTCTTTCTGTATTCTTCCTCTCTTGCTGTCTCCTTCTTGGCTTCGTCCGCTCTCAGAACTCTTCGTGCCCTCTGGACTTCTCGGTCCTCCAGAAGTTTATCCCGTTCGCGAGTGTCCCCTCGGGCACCGCCGACAGGTGTTCCTTCGTCCTCGAGACACTCCACCTGGTCCTGGCCGAGTACCTCCGcaccgccggcctcttcctcccGCCCGTCGCCTCCGCCGCCGCCTGCTGGTCCTCCTTGAACTCCGCCCTCAGTCCCGTCCTCCCCTCCTccttctccctcccctcctcctGCGGCTTCCAGCCCTCTTGGATCTCTGAAGGTTGCATGAACATCACCACCCGCGCCGCCTTCGAGGCCGTCGTGACGACCTCCGGCATCCGCGAGATGGCCCAGAGCTGCAACCAGTCCCTCCTCCCCGTCCCCACCTGCACCGCCTGCACCGCCAGCCTCAGCAACGTCAAGGCCGCGTACCTCACCGGCGCCGTCTACGGCAACGTCACCGACTGCACCGCCTATACGTTCATCTACGCCGCCGGCGTCGTCAACCACTTCGGCCCCACCGACGACGGCACCGCCTTCTGCATCTTCCTCCTGAATTATCAGTcgtcctcctccggcggcggatCGACCGCCTGGATCTTCGGCGTCGCCGCCGGCTGCCTCGTCGTCGTGCTGCTCGCCGTGCTGGCCGCTTGGTGGTTTTGGAGACGGCGCCGGGAGCGGCTGCGCCGGCGGAGGAGGAAATCGATGAGGCCGGAGAGCAGGCCATCGCTGGCGATGGAGTCGATCGGTGCGAGCACGACGCTGATCAAGTTCACCTTCGACGACATCAAGGAGGCGACCAAGAACTTCTCGAGGGACAACATAATCGGGCGGGGTGGGTACGGGAATGTCTACAAGGGGTTGCTGCCGGACGGGTCCGAGGTCGCGCTGAAGCGGTTCAAGAATTGCTCGGGCGCCGGGGACGCCAGCTTCGCCCATGAGGTCGAGGTGATCGCAAGTGTTCGACATGTGAACCTGGTCGCATTGAGGGGGTACTGCACTGCGACCACCCCTTTGGAGGGCCACCAGAGGATTATCGTCTGTGATTTGATGCGGAATGGGAGTCTCCATGACCATCTCTTCGGCTCGGGGGGTGCTCGCCTGAGCTGGCCCATCAGGCAGAGGATTGCGGTCGGGACGGCGAGGGGATTGGCGTATCTGCATTACGGAGCTCAGCCGGCGATAATTCACAGGGATATCAAGGCGAGCAACATTCTGTTGGATGAAATGTTCGAGGCAAAGGTTGCCGACTTTGGCCTGGCGAAGTTTGCGCCGGAGGGGATGTCGCACGTGAGCACCATGGTGGCGGGGACTATGGGCTATGTGGCTCCTGAGTATGCCCTGTATGGCCAATTGACTGAGAAGAGTGATGTTTTCAGCTTTGGAGTGGTGCTGCTCGAGCTGTTGAGTGGGAAGAAGGCGTTTGTTTCATTGGGTGAGGGGCAGGCTTTTCTTGTCACTGACTGGGCTTGGTCCCTGGTGCGGAAAGGGAAGACCTTGGATGTCATCGAGGAGGGCATGGAGGAATTGGGACCGAAGGAGGTGTTGGAGAAGTATGTCCTTGTAGCTGTCCTCTCCACCCATCCTCAGTTGCATGCGAGGCCTTCGATGGATCAGATTGTCAAGATCTTGGAAACTGATTCGGATGTCCCTTCGATACCGGACCGCCCGCTTTCCATTATGGCAAGCAGGGAGGACATCGAGAGATCGGCGAGCAGCAGTGGCTCGGGTCAGTTATCAAGTCTTGCTGGTTTCCAGATGTTTACCCCCGTGAATGACGATGCAAATTCTGATGGTCCGGATGCAGTGTGA
- the LOC105039784 gene encoding receptor-like cytosolic serine/threonine-protein kinase RBK2 isoform X1, translating to MSHAHVISCNIDKNNNVAGGGGNAEIFGFMCSGVLLVIRENANISRECSGKPPRIGGFFSGREKDATNLLSVSVSAQDLRSLDIGKDTLEVTEVSSPRGVLEDGLRCSDSETSSSKASTSCSETQVLSNISSLWKGFFLFWKQKSMRRLSSFPPLGVPKLSRKKSSRETHDPRSNTTTDCDNCCFKPSWKNFTLSELQKATNNFKPENIIGKGGYAKVYKGSLEDGQLVAIKKLTRGTADERTKNFLSELGIIVHVNHPNTAKLIGVGTEGGMYLVLQLSSHGSLETLLCGSKEKLNWDVRYKIAMGTATGLEYLHERCQKRIIHRDIKAANVLLTDDYEPQICDFGLAMWLPDKLTHQTVSNFEGTFGYLAPEYCTHGIVDEKTDVYAFGVLLLELITGHRAINSSQQSLVMWAKPLLEKNDIKELVDPFLNDAYDLEQVRSLAQIAYMCIQHSSVLRPRMSQVLMLLDGKQRQSEPMKVIHKPLIRRTYSEELFDAEEYNATRYLNDLTQHKKLALDF from the exons ATGTCACATGCACATGTGATATCATGtaatatagataaaaataataatgttGCAGGAGGTGGCGGAAATGCAGAAATTTTTGGTTTCATGTGCTCTGGAGTACTTCTGGTTATACG AGAGAATGCCAATATATCCAGAGAATGCAGTGGAAAACCCCCTCGAATAGGAGGATTTTTTTCAGGCCGTGAAAAAGATGCAACCAACTTGTTATCTGTCTCTGTTTCTGCTCAAG ATTTGAGGTCACTAGACATTGGGAAGGATACTCTAGAAGTGACTGAGGTCTCATCTCCTAGAGGAGTCCTTGAAGATGGCTTGAGGTGTTCGGATTCGGAGACAAGTTCTTCGAAGGCAAGCACATCCTGCTCTGAAACCCAAGTGCTTTCCAACATCTCTTCCCTATGGAAGGGATTCTTTCTTTTCTGGAAGCAGAAATCTATGAGGAGACTATCCAGTTTTCCTCCGCTCGGAGTTCCAAAGCTATCAAGGAAGAAGAGCAGTAGGGAGACTCATGACCCCAGATCAAACACCACCACTGATTGTGATAATTGCTGCTTCAAACCTTCTTGGAAGAACTTCACACTCTCAGAGCTCCAGAAAGCCACCAATAACTTCAAGCCAG AGAACATCATAGGGAAAGGCGGCTATGCTAAGGTTTACAAAGGAAGCCTAGAAGATGGACAGCTTGTAGCAATTAAAAAACTCACCCGAGGAACAGCAGATGAAAGAACAAAGAATTTCTTATCTGAATTGGGAATCATAGTCCATGTAAATCATCCAAATACCGCCAAATTGATTGGAGTTGGAACTGAAGGAGGCATGTATCTTGTTTTACAGCTGTCCTCTCATGGGAGCTTGGAAACTCTTCTTTGTG GTTCAAAGGAAAAACTAAATTGGGATGTGAGATACAAGATTGCCATGGGGACAGCAACAGGTCTTGAGTATCTTCATGAGAGGTGTCAGAAGCGCATAATTCATCGAGATATCAAGGCTGCTAATGTGCTGCTTACTGATGACTATGAACCGCAG ATATGTGACTTTGGCCTTGCTATGTGGCTGCCTGACAAGTTGACTCACCAGACAGTATCAAATTTCGAAGGCACGTTTGG TTATCTGGCCCCCGAGTACTGCACTCATGGGATAGTTGATGAGAAAACTGATGTATATGCCTTTGGGGTTCTATTGCTAGAGCTTATTACTGGACACAGAGCAATAAATTCATCACAACAAAGTTTAGTGATGTGG GCAAAGCCATTACTTGAAAAGAATGATATCAAGGAGCTTGTTGATCCTTTCCTCAACGATGCTTACGACTTGGAGCAAGTGAGAAGTTTAGCACAAATAGCTTATATGTGCATCCAGCATTCATCAGTTTTGCGACCTCGGATGAGTCAG GTACTAATGCTACTAGATGGTAAACAAAGGCAGTCTGAGCCCatgaaagtgattcacaagccACTTATCCGGAGGACATATTCAGAGGAACTATTTGATGCAGAAGAGTACAATGCGACAAGATATCTGAATGATCTTACTCAACATAAGAAGCTTGCTCTGGACTTCTAA
- the LOC105039784 gene encoding receptor-like cytosolic serine/threonine-protein kinase RBK2 isoform X2, with protein MRGRRFHIGAEEMLGFGSTRGGEDSKSRGENANISRECSGKPPRIGGFFSGREKDATNLLSVSVSAQDLRSLDIGKDTLEVTEVSSPRGVLEDGLRCSDSETSSSKASTSCSETQVLSNISSLWKGFFLFWKQKSMRRLSSFPPLGVPKLSRKKSSRETHDPRSNTTTDCDNCCFKPSWKNFTLSELQKATNNFKPENIIGKGGYAKVYKGSLEDGQLVAIKKLTRGTADERTKNFLSELGIIVHVNHPNTAKLIGVGTEGGMYLVLQLSSHGSLETLLCGSKEKLNWDVRYKIAMGTATGLEYLHERCQKRIIHRDIKAANVLLTDDYEPQICDFGLAMWLPDKLTHQTVSNFEGTFGYLAPEYCTHGIVDEKTDVYAFGVLLLELITGHRAINSSQQSLVMWAKPLLEKNDIKELVDPFLNDAYDLEQVRSLAQIAYMCIQHSSVLRPRMSQVLMLLDGKQRQSEPMKVIHKPLIRRTYSEELFDAEEYNATRYLNDLTQHKKLALDF; from the exons ATGAGAGGAAGAAGATTTCATATAGGAGCGGAAGAAATGCTTGGCTTTGGGAGCACACGAGGAGGAGAGGATTCGAAATCTCGAGG AGAGAATGCCAATATATCCAGAGAATGCAGTGGAAAACCCCCTCGAATAGGAGGATTTTTTTCAGGCCGTGAAAAAGATGCAACCAACTTGTTATCTGTCTCTGTTTCTGCTCAAG ATTTGAGGTCACTAGACATTGGGAAGGATACTCTAGAAGTGACTGAGGTCTCATCTCCTAGAGGAGTCCTTGAAGATGGCTTGAGGTGTTCGGATTCGGAGACAAGTTCTTCGAAGGCAAGCACATCCTGCTCTGAAACCCAAGTGCTTTCCAACATCTCTTCCCTATGGAAGGGATTCTTTCTTTTCTGGAAGCAGAAATCTATGAGGAGACTATCCAGTTTTCCTCCGCTCGGAGTTCCAAAGCTATCAAGGAAGAAGAGCAGTAGGGAGACTCATGACCCCAGATCAAACACCACCACTGATTGTGATAATTGCTGCTTCAAACCTTCTTGGAAGAACTTCACACTCTCAGAGCTCCAGAAAGCCACCAATAACTTCAAGCCAG AGAACATCATAGGGAAAGGCGGCTATGCTAAGGTTTACAAAGGAAGCCTAGAAGATGGACAGCTTGTAGCAATTAAAAAACTCACCCGAGGAACAGCAGATGAAAGAACAAAGAATTTCTTATCTGAATTGGGAATCATAGTCCATGTAAATCATCCAAATACCGCCAAATTGATTGGAGTTGGAACTGAAGGAGGCATGTATCTTGTTTTACAGCTGTCCTCTCATGGGAGCTTGGAAACTCTTCTTTGTG GTTCAAAGGAAAAACTAAATTGGGATGTGAGATACAAGATTGCCATGGGGACAGCAACAGGTCTTGAGTATCTTCATGAGAGGTGTCAGAAGCGCATAATTCATCGAGATATCAAGGCTGCTAATGTGCTGCTTACTGATGACTATGAACCGCAG ATATGTGACTTTGGCCTTGCTATGTGGCTGCCTGACAAGTTGACTCACCAGACAGTATCAAATTTCGAAGGCACGTTTGG TTATCTGGCCCCCGAGTACTGCACTCATGGGATAGTTGATGAGAAAACTGATGTATATGCCTTTGGGGTTCTATTGCTAGAGCTTATTACTGGACACAGAGCAATAAATTCATCACAACAAAGTTTAGTGATGTGG GCAAAGCCATTACTTGAAAAGAATGATATCAAGGAGCTTGTTGATCCTTTCCTCAACGATGCTTACGACTTGGAGCAAGTGAGAAGTTTAGCACAAATAGCTTATATGTGCATCCAGCATTCATCAGTTTTGCGACCTCGGATGAGTCAG GTACTAATGCTACTAGATGGTAAACAAAGGCAGTCTGAGCCCatgaaagtgattcacaagccACTTATCCGGAGGACATATTCAGAGGAACTATTTGATGCAGAAGAGTACAATGCGACAAGATATCTGAATGATCTTACTCAACATAAGAAGCTTGCTCTGGACTTCTAA
- the LOC105039784 gene encoding receptor-like cytosolic serine/threonine-protein kinase RBK2 isoform X3: protein MFLWLFCGSDQMDVLVEEIGDSPPGENANISRECSGKPPRIGGFFSGREKDATNLLSVSVSAQDLRSLDIGKDTLEVTEVSSPRGVLEDGLRCSDSETSSSKASTSCSETQVLSNISSLWKGFFLFWKQKSMRRLSSFPPLGVPKLSRKKSSRETHDPRSNTTTDCDNCCFKPSWKNFTLSELQKATNNFKPENIIGKGGYAKVYKGSLEDGQLVAIKKLTRGTADERTKNFLSELGIIVHVNHPNTAKLIGVGTEGGMYLVLQLSSHGSLETLLCGSKEKLNWDVRYKIAMGTATGLEYLHERCQKRIIHRDIKAANVLLTDDYEPQICDFGLAMWLPDKLTHQTVSNFEGTFGYLAPEYCTHGIVDEKTDVYAFGVLLLELITGHRAINSSQQSLVMWAKPLLEKNDIKELVDPFLNDAYDLEQVRSLAQIAYMCIQHSSVLRPRMSQVLMLLDGKQRQSEPMKVIHKPLIRRTYSEELFDAEEYNATRYLNDLTQHKKLALDF, encoded by the exons ATGTTCCTCTGGTTATTTTGTGGTAGTGATCAAATGGATGTCCTCGTAGAAGAAATTGGTGACTCCCCTCCAGG AGAGAATGCCAATATATCCAGAGAATGCAGTGGAAAACCCCCTCGAATAGGAGGATTTTTTTCAGGCCGTGAAAAAGATGCAACCAACTTGTTATCTGTCTCTGTTTCTGCTCAAG ATTTGAGGTCACTAGACATTGGGAAGGATACTCTAGAAGTGACTGAGGTCTCATCTCCTAGAGGAGTCCTTGAAGATGGCTTGAGGTGTTCGGATTCGGAGACAAGTTCTTCGAAGGCAAGCACATCCTGCTCTGAAACCCAAGTGCTTTCCAACATCTCTTCCCTATGGAAGGGATTCTTTCTTTTCTGGAAGCAGAAATCTATGAGGAGACTATCCAGTTTTCCTCCGCTCGGAGTTCCAAAGCTATCAAGGAAGAAGAGCAGTAGGGAGACTCATGACCCCAGATCAAACACCACCACTGATTGTGATAATTGCTGCTTCAAACCTTCTTGGAAGAACTTCACACTCTCAGAGCTCCAGAAAGCCACCAATAACTTCAAGCCAG AGAACATCATAGGGAAAGGCGGCTATGCTAAGGTTTACAAAGGAAGCCTAGAAGATGGACAGCTTGTAGCAATTAAAAAACTCACCCGAGGAACAGCAGATGAAAGAACAAAGAATTTCTTATCTGAATTGGGAATCATAGTCCATGTAAATCATCCAAATACCGCCAAATTGATTGGAGTTGGAACTGAAGGAGGCATGTATCTTGTTTTACAGCTGTCCTCTCATGGGAGCTTGGAAACTCTTCTTTGTG GTTCAAAGGAAAAACTAAATTGGGATGTGAGATACAAGATTGCCATGGGGACAGCAACAGGTCTTGAGTATCTTCATGAGAGGTGTCAGAAGCGCATAATTCATCGAGATATCAAGGCTGCTAATGTGCTGCTTACTGATGACTATGAACCGCAG ATATGTGACTTTGGCCTTGCTATGTGGCTGCCTGACAAGTTGACTCACCAGACAGTATCAAATTTCGAAGGCACGTTTGG TTATCTGGCCCCCGAGTACTGCACTCATGGGATAGTTGATGAGAAAACTGATGTATATGCCTTTGGGGTTCTATTGCTAGAGCTTATTACTGGACACAGAGCAATAAATTCATCACAACAAAGTTTAGTGATGTGG GCAAAGCCATTACTTGAAAAGAATGATATCAAGGAGCTTGTTGATCCTTTCCTCAACGATGCTTACGACTTGGAGCAAGTGAGAAGTTTAGCACAAATAGCTTATATGTGCATCCAGCATTCATCAGTTTTGCGACCTCGGATGAGTCAG GTACTAATGCTACTAGATGGTAAACAAAGGCAGTCTGAGCCCatgaaagtgattcacaagccACTTATCCGGAGGACATATTCAGAGGAACTATTTGATGCAGAAGAGTACAATGCGACAAGATATCTGAATGATCTTACTCAACATAAGAAGCTTGCTCTGGACTTCTAA